The sequence CTTCTCCATCAACCGGCGGCCGCCCCGCATGGGACGCAATCCCCGGTCTGGAGAAAGCGTAGCCATTCCTGAAAAACGGGTGCCTCATTTCAAGCCGGGCAAGGCATTGCGGGAAGCCGTTGATGCCCGAACCGGCGAATTGCTGAAGGTCACATATTCCGGATAAGGTCTTCAGGTTTCCCTTGGTGGGCTGGCTACAATCGCCTGACCACTCCGGGGATCACCAGTGAAATACCTGATGTGGCTGCTCAAGGCAGCCATTTTTTTTACGCTTTTTGCTTTTGCACTGAATAACCAGCAAACGGTCGCAGTGCATTTCTTTTTCGGTACATTATGGCAAGCACCTTTGGTGCTGGTGGTGCTGGTCACCTTCGCTTGCGGGCTGTCACTGGGTATTCTTGTCATGATGCCGCGCTGGTGGAAAAAGCCCAAAGCCACCCTACCCCCCCCTGGCTCCGGGACTTCGCCAGACGAAGCCGACAACCATCGCATCCCGTTTCAACATGGAATTTGACTTCACCTGGGTTTTGCTCGGGTTTCCGCTCGCCTTCACGCTGGGCTGGCTGGCCTCCCGGCTGGATTTGCGACAACTGCGAATTGAAAACCGCCAGGCGCCCAAGGCCTATTTCAAGGGCCTGAACTTCCTTCTCAACGAGCAGCAGGACCAGGCCATTGACGCTTTCATCGAAGCCGTCCAGAACGACCCTGACACCTCCGAACTGCACTTTGCCCTGGGCAACCTGTTTCGCCGCCGTGGTGAATACGAACGTGCTGTGCGGGTGCATGAGCATTTGATGTCGCGCGGCGATTTGACCCAGCACGAACGCGAGCGCGCCCAGCATGCGCTGGCGCTCGACTTTCTGAAAGCCGGTTTGCTCGACCGCGCCGAAGCCGCTCTGCGAAAGCTCGAAGGCACGCCGTTTGAAGAAGAGGCCCGGCTTGCACTGCTGTCGATTTACGAACGCTCCCGCGACTGGGCCAATGCCACCGAAATTGCCGCCCGCCTGGGCAGTTCCAGTCAGGGAAGCTTCAGCACCCGGCAGGCGCACTACCTGTGCGAGCAGGCCAGTGCGTCTGCCGCTACAGGCGATGCCGCAAAGGCACTCAATACCTTGATGCAAGCCGTTGCCATGGCGCCCGCATTAGCCAGGCCACTGATTGATTTAGCCAAACTGCAATACCAGTTAGGAAACGCGCATGACGCCTTGCATACTCTGCTCAAACTGACCACTGCAGCCCCCCAGGCCTTACCGCTGGCTGCGGGCCTGCTGGCCAACATTGCGCAGAATAGTGATGAGCAACAAACCACGCTGGCGCTACTGAAGGCCAGCTATGCCCAAGCGCCTTCGATTGATCTGATTGAAGCTATTGTCAAACTTGAAAAAGACCCTGCAACCGCACGCCAGTGGTATGTACAGCATCTGGAGCGCGAGGTTTCGCTGGTGGCTGCCAGTAAATGGATTGCGGGCGAGAAACTTGAAGATGAACGCCATCATGCCCTGGTGCAACGAGCAATGGACCAGGCCACCAAGCCCTTGATGCGTTACCGCTGCGCCGCTTGCGGC comes from Polaromonas naphthalenivorans CJ2 and encodes:
- a CDS encoding integration host factor subunit beta, translated to MTRSDLVEELAARFSQLTHRDAEHAVKTLLDAMSDTLVRGNRIEIRGFGSFSINRRPPRMGRNPRSGESVAIPEKRVPHFKPGKALREAVDARTGELLKVTYSG
- a CDS encoding LapA family protein, translated to MKYLMWLLKAAIFFTLFAFALNNQQTVAVHFFFGTLWQAPLVLVVLVTFACGLSLGILVMMPRWWKKPKATLPPPGSGTSPDEADNHRIPFQHGI
- the lapB gene encoding lipopolysaccharide assembly protein LapB; translated protein: MEFDFTWVLLGFPLAFTLGWLASRLDLRQLRIENRQAPKAYFKGLNFLLNEQQDQAIDAFIEAVQNDPDTSELHFALGNLFRRRGEYERAVRVHEHLMSRGDLTQHERERAQHALALDFLKAGLLDRAEAALRKLEGTPFEEEARLALLSIYERSRDWANATEIAARLGSSSQGSFSTRQAHYLCEQASASAATGDAAKALNTLMQAVAMAPALARPLIDLAKLQYQLGNAHDALHTLLKLTTAAPQALPLAAGLLANIAQNSDEQQTTLALLKASYAQAPSIDLIEAIVKLEKDPATARQWYVQHLEREVSLVAASKWIAGEKLEDERHHALVQRAMDQATKPLMRYRCAACGFEATQHFWHCPGCQAWDSYPMRRIEEL